In Drosophila nasuta strain 15112-1781.00 chromosome 2R, ASM2355853v1, whole genome shotgun sequence, a single genomic region encodes these proteins:
- the LOC132787648 gene encoding LOW QUALITY PROTEIN: uncharacterized protein LOC132787648 (The sequence of the model RefSeq protein was modified relative to this genomic sequence to represent the inferred CDS: deleted 1 base in 1 codon): MYLKVLVVLVLAGTVSAASAAAAGSLDNNLLHFKEQLEQLLDLSRSPCQDFYGYVCGRSANGNQTLRRQQEQQRFQQLLKSTNPVQMLDMELQLINFYKSCENNRGAEALRSSPLYKSSGGWPALEATTNNQSLHWLSVLGNFHEMGAPYFFETKISMQSNKRVVTLQPDTTRRHTMRKFEQRVGELLQGFGVEQSRAHVTSLEVLSLERSRRDIVKTERIDDQVQFSYMNFKRSSFGNASLNRLDWDGYFRKQLGGKTLQPTDAVVVKQLPRLVDYLLLLQNTSMHRLLNWLWIDYVMDIAAADCQQLVDTYAGDVYAHLLQRVSANRVQTTQMYAAIGRAYKTQLAGSVWIDEISEQASQRFLGQLMHMSLNGDERLNAAYHELQLGRRSFYRNMEKLRRFQHKRQSTSTTQQALWQYVQVFNTINGLLPQLQNLSSPLNYALIGERFARSLIAAGSNSRTPGAWRSMDSERQFAVFQNCSNTLSSERLPNANDLLLGMLAQRQSWSCYKQQLPQTSSRLNAQLGGGRMQLSLQRLYFIGSLLVECRENSGSSQQQQLLQRQLQHAILRNSVEFSEAFGCRNGDALYAQQQRCKLTP, encoded by the exons ATGTATCTCAAAGTGCTGGTAGTGTTAGTTTTAGCAGGCACTGTTAGTgctgcatctgctgctgcagctggcagCTTGGACAACAATTTGCTGCATTTTAAGGAGCAACTCGAACAGTTGCTCGACTTGAGTCGATCGCCTTGCCAGGACTTTTATGGCTATGTCTGTGGACGCAGTGCGAATGGGAATCAAACGTTGCGTCGCCAGCAGGAGCAACAACGTTTCCAGCAGCTGTTGAAATCAACGAATCCCGTTCAGATGCTGGACATGGAACTGCAGTTGATCAAT TTTTACAAGTCCTGCGAGAATAATCGTGGTGCAGAAGCTTTGCGTTCTTCCCCGCTCTACAAAAGCAGCGGCGGTTGGCCAGCCTTGGAGGCAACAACCAACAATCAGTCGCTGCATTGGCTGTCGGTGCTTGGCAACTTCCATGAGATGGGTGCGCCGTATTTCTTCGAGACGAAGATTAGCATGCAGTCGAACAAGCGAGTGGTCACATTGCAACCGGACACCACGAGGCGCCACACGATGCGCAAGTTTGAGCAGCGCGTGGGCGAATTGTTGCAAGGCTTTGGCGTCGAGCAGAGTCGCGCTCATGTCACGTCGCTGGAGGTGCTCAGCTTGGAGCGCAGTCGTCGGGATATTGTGAAGACGGAACGCATCGACGATCAGGTGCAGTTTAGCTATATGAATTTCAAGCGCAGCTCCTTTGGCAACGCCTCGCTGAATCGCCTCGACTGGGATGGTTATTTCAGGAAGCAGCTGGGCGGTAAAACGTTGCAGCCAACGGATGCGGTGGTGGTGAAGCAGCTGCCTAGGCTGGTGGActatttgctgctgttgcagaaCACGAGCATGCATCGGCTGCTCAATTGGCTGTGGATTGACTATGTGATgg ATATTGCTGCCGCAGACTGCCAACAGCTGGTGGACACCTATGCTGGCGATGTCTATGCTCATCTGTTGCAACGCGTCAGCGCGAATCGTGTGCAGACAACACAAATGTATGCGGCCATTGGACGGGCGTATAAGACGCAGCTGGCGGGCAGCGTGTGGATCGATGAGATCTCCGAGCAGGCCAGTCAACGATTTCTCGGCCAACTGATGCACATGTCGCTGAACGGCGACGAGCGACTGAATGCCGCCTATCACGAGTTGCAGCTTGGACGTCGCAGCTTCTATCGCAACATGGAGAAGTTGCGTCGCTTTCAACACAAGCGGCAATCGACGAGCACGACGCAGCAAGCGTTGTGGCAATATGTGCAAGTCTTCAACACCATCAACGGACTGCTGCCGCAACTGCAGAATCTAAGCTCGCCGCTGAACTATGCGCTGATTGGCGAGCGTTTCGCACGCTCGCTGATTGCCGCCGGCAGCAACAGTCGGACGCCTGGTGCCTGGCGCAGCATGGACTCGGAGCGACAGTTTGCCGTGTTCCAGAACTGCAGCAATACGCTCAGCTCTGAGCGTCTGCCCAATGCGAATGATCTGTTGCTGGGCATGCTGGCGCAGCGACAAAGCTGGAGCTGCTACAAACAACAGTTGCCACAGACATCATCGCGTTTGAATGCGCAACTTGGCGGTGGACGAATGCAATTGTCACTGCAGCGACTCTACTTCATTGGCAGCCTGCTGGTGGAGTGCCGCGagaacagcggcagcagtcaacagcagcaactgctgcagcgGCAGTTGCAGCACGCCATCTTGCGTAACTCGGTCGAGTTTAGCGAGGCCTTTGGTTGCCGCAATGGCGATGCGCTCTACGCGCAGCAGCAACGCTGCAAGCTCACTCCATAG